In the genome of Vicia villosa cultivar HV-30 ecotype Madison, WI linkage group LG7, Vvil1.0, whole genome shotgun sequence, one region contains:
- the LOC131617489 gene encoding uncharacterized protein LOC131617489, giving the protein MEVVDLGGSLETNQIKNLGDTSQIVEGLGSSLLVRKQLEQLLSEKHLNYETLSLLTDFLVKHPSVLLKDVLLTNRYKGYAYNCLAELLKFLQTHTVLDVLGSSHSEFVGLIQDARKFSFNKDWLNGIEKRVLFPDLQFSRDTM; this is encoded by the exons ATGGAAGTTGTTGATCTTGGAGGCTCACTGGAAACAAATCAGATTAAAAATCTAG GGGACACTTCTCAAATAGTAGAAGGTTTAGGTTCTTCTTTGCTTGTCCGAAAGCAGCTTGAGCAACTACTGTCCGAAAAACATTTGAATTATGAAACCTTGTCTCTATTGACTGATTTTCTTGTAAAGCATCCTTCTGTTCTTTTAAAGGATGTTTTACTGACTAATAGATACAAGGGTTATGCCTACAACTGCCTTGCAGAGTTattgaaattcctccaaacacATACTGTGTTGGATGTTTTAGGTTCAAGTCACTCTGAATTTGTTGGGTTAATACAAGATGCACGCAAATTTTCTTTTAACAAGGATTGGTTAAATGGTATTGAAAAACGCGTTTTGTTTCCTGATTTACAATTCTCTCGAGATACGATGTAA